In one Brassica oleracea var. oleracea cultivar TO1000 chromosome C9, BOL, whole genome shotgun sequence genomic region, the following are encoded:
- the LOC106315736 gene encoding adenylate kinase isoenzyme 6 homolog translates to MAEGANNGTRRPRPNLLITGTPGTGKSTTASALAEATNFRYICVGDLVKEKNLHDGWDDQFECHVINEDLVCDELEDVMEGGGVIVDYHGCDFFPERWFDRVVVLQTENSVLYDRLTKRGYSGTKLTNNIECEIFQVLLEEARDSYQEEIVIALQSDTIEDISDNVASLTEWITTWHWHWQP, encoded by the exons ATGGCGGAAGGAGCTAACAACGGGACGAGGCGCCCAAGGCCGAACCTACTAATCACGGGGACTCCCGGTACCGGTAAATCGACGACGGCTTCTGCTCTGGCGGAGGCCACGAACTTCCGTTACATCTGCGTCGGAGATCTGGTCAAAGAGAAGAACTTGCACGATGGTTGGGACGATCAGTTCGAGTGCCACGTCATTAACGAAGACCTG GTGTGTGATGAGCTTGAAGATGTAATGGAAGGAGGAGGTGTCATTGTAGATTACCACGGCTGTGACTTCTTTCCCGAGCGTTGGTTTGATCGTGTTGTCGTCCTTCAAACTGAGAACTCTGTCTTGTATGATCGTTTAACCAAGAG GGGTTATTCGGGAACCAAGCTTACTAACAACATCGAGTGCGAGATCTTCCAAGTCCTGCTCGAAGAAGCTAGAGATAGTTACCAAGAGGAGATTGTCATCGCGCTGCAAAGTGACACAATCGAAGATATCTCTGACAATGTCGCAAGTTTGACGGAATGGATTACCACATGGCATTGGCACTGGCAGCCCTGA
- the LOC106315105 gene encoding uncharacterized protein LOC106315105, protein MSLLLSLLTNRIQLDPAYEKGAWDFVRAVSAVRGDSQLIICPCKDCRNVDRHSGINVVDHLVRRGMDEDYKRRKDWYHHGELSSVEAEVGMKGNQLNEEIVGLYRAAETKYGCSDFCEMEEVEDKKEDEFLAKIVDAETPLYPNCANHSKLSAIVSLFRLKTQNGWSDKSFNDLLETLPKMLPEENVLHSSMYDVKKFLKTFGIGYEKIHACVNDCCLFRRKLKKLDNCPKCKASRWKINMQTGEVKKGVAQKVLRYFPIIPRLQRMFRSEEMAKNLRWHASNRSTDGKLRHPVDSVTWKQMDDKHPLFAAEERNIRLGLSTDGFNPFSMQNSKYSCWPVLLVNYNLPPNLCMKKENIMLTLLIPGPQQPGNSIDVYLEPLIEDLNKLWSLGESTYDVVSKSVFTLKAMLLWTISDFPAYGNLAGCKVKGKMGCPVCGKDTYSMWMKFCRKHVYMSHRKGLPPTHRYRIKKTWFDGKAEHRRKSRILSGHDISNNLKNYVNNFGNGKKSGMKRKRTAIVDEEKTVEDVSSESEPEEEDEVNVEELSRWKKRSIFFELPYWEDLPVRHNLDVMHIERNVGNSIVSTLLHCGKSKDGLNTRKDLEHLGIRKDLHPSIKGKRTYLPAAPWSLSKSEKKVFCKRLFDFKGPDGYCSNISKFSAVCLPLG, encoded by the exons ATGTCATTACTCCTTTCCCTCTTAACAAACCGCATTCA ACTTGATCCTGCTTATGAAAAGGGTGCATGGGACTTTGTCCGAGCTGTTTCTGCTGTTAGAGGAGATAGTCAGTTGATCATTTGCCCTTGTAAAGACTGTCGCAATGTTGATCGTCATTCAGGCATTAATGTAGTTGATCATCTTGTGAGACGTGGAATGGATGAGGATTACAAGCGGCGTAAGGACTGGTATCATCACGGAGAATTGAGCTCAGTGGAGGCTGAAGTAGGGATGAAAGGAAATCAGTTAAACGAAGAGATTGTTGGGTTATACAGAGCTGCTGAGACTAAGTATGGCTGTTCTGATTTCTGTGAGATGGAAGAGGTAGAAGACAAGAAAGAAGATGAGTTCTTGGCAAAGATAGTAGATGCCGAAACACCATTATATCCAAACTGTGCAAACCATAGCAAGCTCTCTGCCATCGTGTCATTGTTTAGATTGAAGACTCAGAATGGCTGGTCTGATAAGAGCTTCAATGATCTACTTGAGACATTGCCGAAGATGTTACCTGAGGAGAACGTGCTTCATTCATCAATGTACGATGTGAAGAAATTCTTGAAGACTTTCGGTATCGGTTATGAAAAGATTCATGCCTGTGTCAACGATTGCTGTCTATTCAGAAGAAAGTTGAAGAAGCTTGATAATTGTCCCAAATGCAAGGCTTCAAGGTGGAAGATAAACATGCAGACTGGTGAGGTCAAGAAAGGGGTCGCGCAAAAAGTATTAAGATACTTTCCAATCATTCCGAGGCTGCAGAGGATGTTTAGGTCTGAGGAAATGGCGAAAAACTTAAGGTGGCATGCTAGTAACCGTAGCACTGATGGGAAACTCAGACACCCTGTAGATTCAGTGACATGGAAACAAATGGATGACAAACATCCTTTATTTGCTGCTGAGGAGAGGAATATTCGACTGGGATTATCTACTGATGGATTTAATCCTTTCAGCATGCAGAACAGTAAGTACAGTTGTTGGCCTGTGTTGTTAGTAAACTACAACCTGCCTCCAAATCTGTGTATGAAGAAGGAGAATATCATGCTCACCTTGCTCATTCCTGGTCCACAGCAGCCTGGTAACAGCATTGATGTCTACTTAGAGCCTCTAATAGAGGATCTAAACAAGTTGTGGAGCCTTGGAGAGTCGACATATGATGTGGTGAGTAAATCTGTTTTTACTCTCAAGGCAATGCTTTTGTGGACGATTAGTGATTTCCCAGCCTATGGAAATCTAGCTGGTTGCAAAGTGAAGGGGAAAATGGGCTGCCCTGTATGCGGGAAGGACACATATAGTATGTGGATGAAGTTCTGTAGGAAACATGTTTACATGTCCCATAGAAAAGGTCTCCCACCAACGCATAGGTATCGGATAAAGAAGACTTGGTTTGATGGAAAAGCTGAACATCGAAGAAAGTCTAGGATACTGTCGGGTCATGACATATCCAATAATCTAAAAAACTATGTCAACAATTTTGGGAATGGAAAAAAATCTGGGATGAAGAGGAAAAGGACCGCCATTGTCGATGAAGAAAAAACTGTGGAAGATGTTTCCAGTGAATCAGAGCCAGAGGAAGAAGATGAAGTTAATGTTGAGGAGTTATCTAGATGGAAGAAAAGATCAATATTTTTTGAACTGCCATATTGGGAG GACCTGCCCGTAAGGCATAACCTGGACGTCATGCATATAGAGCGAAATGTGGGAAATAGCATTGTCTCCACATTACTGCACTGCGGGAAATCAAAAGATGGACTCAATACTCGTAAAGATCTGGAACATCTTGGAATTAGGAAGGATCTTCACCCCAGCATCAAAGGAAAAAGAACGTACCTGCCAGCAGCACCTTGGTCGTTGTCAAAGTCTGAAAAGAAAGTCTTCTGTAAGCGTCTTTTTGATTTCAAAGGACCTGATGGATATTGCTCAAATATATCAAAGTTCTCTGCTGTGTGTTTGCCTTTAGGATGA
- the LOC106317475 gene encoding uncharacterized protein LOC106317475, protein MENRGLPLRSIISHSLWITLVGILLFSLSTTKKHNFGYTKFFSICGTLLMTIPWIIQLLLTSAVILLHKSIGYNLMWVVRPPKSSKENHHPTNVVTISSSSPSSPLSSGQALKNGDAGEIEIRIVIPRSPNSTHLEIEGRNNSKLLANGSPVS, encoded by the coding sequence ATGGAAAACAGAGGACTCCCTCTAAGATCAATCATCTCACATTCTCTCTGGATAACACTAGTTGGAATCCTTCTCTTCAGTCTCTCCACCACAAAAAAACACAACTTTGGTTACACCAAATTCTTTTCTATATGCGGAACGTTACTCATGACCATACCTTGGATAATCCAACTTCTTCTCACTTCTGCTGTCATATTACTGCATAAGAGTATAGGTTACAACCTTATGTGGGTTGTTCGGCCACCAAAATCATCTAAAGAGAATCATCATCCCACTAATGTCGTCACTATCTCTTCTTCTTCTCCATCATCTCCTCTTTCGTCCGGCCAGGCTCTCAAGAACGGCGACGCGGGTGAGATCGAGATTAGGATTGTGATTCCAAGAAGTCCAAACTCAACTCATTTGGAGATTGAAGGAAGAAACAACTCCAAACTTCTTGCAAATGGATCACCTGTTTCTTAA
- the LOC106317694 gene encoding putative L-type lectin-domain containing receptor kinase I.10 yields MTCRLLQILMISSFHLIYLSTQQEIEFLYDNFHKQENLYLDGSATVLPSGLLQLTNAGDHQMAHIFYKKPIKLSPYKPLSFSTHFVCALVPQPGHEGGHGMAFVISPSTDFSHAESTRYLGIFNVSKNGYPSSDVLAVELDTIWNPDFEDIDKNHVGIDVHSPLSVGIASASYYSDIMRKNESINLLSGKPIQVWVEYEGTLLNVSMAPLEVEKPSRPLLSQFINLTEVFPNSSSLFVGFSAATGTATSYQYVLSWSFCTNGGSLQILDLSRLPDVPPPRSEHKNLYQLFIVLLGFVATMGLGVLIGVYLFRKCKYAEVTEEWEKEFGAHRFSYKSLYKATNGFSKDGFLGKGGFGEVYRGTLMLSREIAVKRMSYNGDEGVKQFVSEVVTMRCLKHRNLVPLLGYCRRKHELLLVSEYMPNGSLDEHLFDDQRPVLSWPQRLVILKGIASALCYLHTGADQVVLHRDIKSSNIMLDGEFNGRLGDFGMARFHDHGGYAYPTGAVGTIGYIAPEVIDMVASTGTDVYAFGVFMLEVTCGRRPVEPQLQCEKRLLIKWVCECWKRDALLEAVDPRLGDEFLQEEVEMVMKLGLLCSSTVPDSRPTMEQVVLYLNNSLPLPDVSPYTVGVSSHSSVLIDAASLVASSSWSASSNSSSLAKSSPAKE; encoded by the coding sequence ATGACTTGTAGATTGCTTCAGATCCTCATGATCTCTTCTTTCCATCTCATCTATCTATCAACTCAACAAGAGATAGAGTTTCTCTACGACAACTTTCACAAGCAAGAAAATCTTTACCTTGATGGATCTGCAACAGTTCTTCCCAGTGGATTATTACAGCTCACAAACGCTGGAGATCATCAAATGGCTCATATTTTCTACAAGAAACCAATCAAGCTCAGTCCTTATAAACCACTCTCTTTCTCAACACACTTCGTTTGCGCTCTGGTTCCTCAGCCAGGGCATGAAGGTGGTCATGGCATGGCCTTTGTAATATCTCCTTCTACAGATTTCTCGCATGCAGAATCAACTAGATACTTGGGGATCTTCAACGTGTCCAAAAATGGTTACCCTTCTTCTGATGTGCTTGCTGTTGAGCTCGACACTATTTGGAATCCAGATTTTGAAGATATAGACAAGAACCATGTGGGGATTGATGTCCACAGTCCTCTCTCTGTAGGAATAGCTTCAGCTTCTTACTATTCAGACATAATGAGGAAGAACGAAAGCATAAACCTCCTGAGTGGGAAGCCAATACAGGTGTGGGTGGAATATGAAGGCACTTTGCTCAATGTCTCAATGGCTCCTCTTGAAGTTGAGAAGCCAAGCCGGCCTCTGCTGTCACAATTCATCAATCTTACAGAAGTGTTTCCTAATAGTTCAAGTCTTTTCGTTGGATTCTCTGCTGCAACAGGGACAGCTACAAGCTATCAGTATGTTCTTTCTTGGAGTTTTTGCACAAACGGAGGATCTTTACAGATTCTTGACTTGTCAAGACTCCCTGATGTTCCTCCTCCAAGATCTGAGCACAAGAATCTTTATCAGCTGTTCATAGTCTTGCTTGGTTTTGTGGCTACCATGGGGTTAGGTGTTCTCATAGGAGTGTATCTTTTCAGGAAATGCAAGTACGCAGAAGTGACTGAGGAATGGGAGAAGGAGTTTGGTGCACATAGATTCTCTTACAAGTCACTATACAAAGCAACAAACGGGTTCAGCAAAGATGGGTTTCTTGGAAAAGGAGGCTTTGGTGAAGTGTACAGAGGAACTCTTATGCTGAGCAGAGAGATAGCTGTGAAGAGAATGTCTTATAATGGTGATGAAGGTGTGAAGCAGTTTGTGTCTGAAGTGGTGACCATGAGGTGTTTAAAACACAGGAACCTTGTTCCACTTCTTGGTTACTGCAGGAGAAAGCATGAGCTTCTTTTGGTCTCTGAGTACATGCCCAACGGTAGTCTTGACGAGCATTTGTTTGATGATCAGAGACCAGTACTTTCTTGGCCTCAGAGGCTTGTGATCCTTAAAGGGATAGCTTCTGCTCTTTGTTACTTGCACACAGGTGCTGATCAAGTTGTTCTGCATAGAGATATCAAATCTTCAAACATTATGTTGGACGGTGAGTTCAATGGAAGGCTAGGGGATTTTGGTATGGCGAGGTTTCATGACCATGGAGGGTATGCATACCCAACAGGAGCCGTTGGAACTATAGGGTACATTGCGCCGGAAGTGATCGATATGGTGGCTTCCACTGGAACTGATGTGTATGCCTTTGGTGTTTTCATGCTTGAAGTGACATGTGGGAGGAGACCTGTGGAACCACAGTTACAATGCGAGAAACGGCTTCTGATCAAATGGGTTTGTGAGTGCTGGAAAAGGGATGCTTTGCTTGAGGCTGTTGACCCGAGACTGGGAGATGAGTTCTTGCAAGAGGAAGTGGAGATGGTTATGAAACTTGGTTTGCTATGTTCAAGTACTGTGCCGGACTCGAGGCCTACGATGGAACAAGTGGTTTTATACTTAAACAACAGCCTGCCTTTGCCTGATGTTTCACCATATACTGTGGGGGTTAGTAGTCATTCTTCGGTTTTGATTGATGCAGCCTCTCTTGTAGCTTCAAGTAGCTGGTCAGCTTCCTCGAACTCTTCTTCCCTGGCCAAAAGCTCCCCTGCAAAAGAATGA
- the LOC106315737 gene encoding (R)-specific enoyl-CoA hydratase-like yields MLAQTFLPRNVLVSRCFSSVTSKTLKVGDILREARVHSSEDVKSYAEVSHDWNPLHFDQELARKAGFDNRLVHGMLVSSMFPRIISSHFPGAVYVSQNLHFRSPVYIGDEILGLVQATALRETKNKYIVRFSTKCIKNHNELVVLDGEATAILPSLELLQPS; encoded by the exons ATGCTGGCGCAGACATTTCTTCCGAGAAATGTCCTTGTTTCGAGGTGTTTCTCATCAGTTACTTCAAAGACTCTTAAAGTTGGAGATATTTTAAGAGAAGCAAGAGTGCACTCAAGTGAAGATGTTAAGAGCTATGCTGAGGTGAGCCATGATTGGAACCCACTTCATTTCGATCAAGAACTCGCCCGTAAAGCCGGATTCGATAATCGCCTTGTCCATGGAATGCTTGTGTCTTCCATGTTTCCCCGTATTATCTCTTCCCATTTC CCTGGAGCAGTATATGTATCTCAAAATCTGCATTTCAGATCACCAGTTTATATAGGGGATGAAATTCTCGGTCTGGTACAAGCCACAGCATTAAGAGAAACCAAGAATAAGTACAT TGTCCGATTCTCAACCAAATGCATCAAGAATCACAATGAACTTGTTGTTCTTGATGGTGAAGCTACTGCAATCTTACCAAGCCTCGAGTTGCTACAACCAAGTTAG